The DNA region AATCGAGGTACTGAAGTTTGCAAAGATAAAGAAATTTCAAAACGAGAGAGATCTTCTGTTGAACAGTGTAGAGAATGCTCGAAATAAAATGGCGATGAATGATGAGATTTTAAAGGATATGCTACAAGAGCGCAACACGGAGCATTGTAGTACCAAAGAAAAGTGGCTGCAGGATTATCAAGAACGCTGGAGAGAAAATACTCGAATAAACGAGGAGACGTCGGATAGGATAGACGCTTTGACACAGGAAATAACCGGCATCTTGAAACCCAAAGCTGCAAAGGAAAGCGCGAAATTGGAGCAGACAATGAAAAAGTTCAAAGGTTTGCAGGACAAACTAGCAGAATATGAGGCAGAAACCATAGCTTTACGTGAAGAGATAGCTCGAAAGTCGCGAGAAACCAATGATCTGAAGAAATGTCGAAATGAACTCGAGGAGTATATTGAAAGTACAAAGattgaacttgaacaaaTTCATGATATTATGATAAAAGAAGAGTCCATGCGAAGAACGCTTCATAATGAGTTGCAAGAGCTTCGTGGCAACATAAGGGTCTTCTGTAGGGTACGGCCACTTCTACCGGAGGAGAATTCCAGTTCAAGTTTGATCAATGTCCATGAATTTTGCGACGATGCCGGTAATCAAACCATCGAAGTAAAGAAGAACAGTGGCTCTTCGCCACCATATATCTTCAGGTTCGATAAGGTTTTCACCGAGGAGGAAACGAACCGGgatgttttcaaagaaatcgGTCAATTAGTTCAAAGTTCTCTCGATGGATACAACGTTTGCATATTCGCTTATGGTCAAACTGGATCAGGAAAAACTTACACAATGCTTAATGCCAACGACGGGATCATACCGGCTACGATCAACCATATCTTTAGCTGGACCAAAGACTTGAAGGAGCGTGGTTGGAGATATGACGTCTCTTGCCAATTCATCGAAATATACAACGAAACAATTGCAGACTTACTTCGAGATGAAAACAAACTGCTCATTGCATCGTCTAATGAAGACACCGTAACAAATTTGAAGCACGAGATTAGACATAATACGGAAACCAGGGAAACAACAATAACGAACGTTACCACTTGTTCTCTTacttctgaagaagctgtcGATGGCCTTCTCAAGAGAGCTAGCAAGTTGAGGGCCACCGCATCCACGGCCTCTAATGAGCGCTCCTCTCGCTCACATAGCATTTTCATCGTGCATTTAAGCGGCAGGAACTTGGTAACCGGTGAGTCATCAAAGGGTGTCTTAAATTTGGTAGACTTGGCGGGTTCAGAGAGAATCAATACATCGCAGGTTGTAGGGGAGCGCCTAAGAGAGACGCAAAGCATTAATAGGTCTCTGAGTTGCCTTGGAGACGTAATCCATGCCCTTGGAAGCTCTGACGCATCCAAGAGGCACATTCCTTTCCGAAACTCTAAGTTGACGTACCTTTTGCAATACTCTCTTGCCGGCAATTCCAAAACGCTGATGTTCGTCAACATCTCTGGAAATCCAGGCCACACAAACGAAACGCTTAACTCGCTGAGATTCGCATCCAAAGTTAATTCTACCAAAATCTCTCCGAATACCTCCCACAAGGTCTCTGTATCGATGTATTGAATATTACCAGTCTTTATACAATTTTATACAATTTATCCAGACGTATTGTCGTTTGTCTCTTCAGCTTCGGTTAGGAAATCTTGCAGCCTACGAATCGCCCAATTCTTACCAATGAATTTGACCTCCGGATCAGAGGCACCCTCAGTAAGGGTGTATTCCTTCCACCAAGCGGGAGATTTGAACCTGGgatcctcttcttcaagatgacAGTCCTCATGACGGATTCTAGCAAGGTTGGCTCTTAATTCTGCGGCCACTCTGCTTCGTAGGTCTTGTGCTTCCTTACCATATTTCAGTTCTGCCGAAAGGTCACCAGGAGTTTCTGGATCGTGGTACTTTTCGACCAAATCCCTCCATTCTTTCCTATATTGCTCGATGACCGAGTCATCTACAGGATCCCCAACAGTGACTTTGATCTCTGCTCCAATATTAGAAGGTATATAGCGTTTGATGCCGGTGcctgctgcttcttccGAAGCGACTTTCTCAAACCCAGTGGTAAAGATTGGAACAATGATAGGCGGTACGGTCGCTTCCAATACCATTCTTGACACGCCCCACTTGAAGTACCTCATtgagtttgagaaaggaGGATGCAGCTGCAGAACAAATCCTTCTGGATAGACATGCAACCAGGACGGCTTGTACCGTTTCACAGGAGGTATGTACTCTTCCCTGATGGTTTTCACCATTGGTGGAACCTTCAGCCTAACAGCCTCCGGTTTCTCATGGTGTGGAGTCCACTCTAGGTCAAGAGTATCATCGGGACTCAACAGTCTTATTGCCGCATCGATTGAGCCCTGGAAGGGACCCACGCCGAACCTCTCAGTTGAAAGGACTTGGCCCAGTGAGAAGAAAGTACCCAAAAACTTGTTCTTAAAGCAAACATTGTTAGCACCAAGGCACCATCTGATGCTGTCAAGATCGTGGTAGATCCTCCAAGGAAAGACGCCCCATATAAACGGATCGTCAACCACAGACATATGATTCATCATGGTCATAAGACATCTGTTCTCCCTCTGAGACCGATCAATAGCCTTTTCCAACTTACCAAAATTGTTTAACTCAACCTTGTAAAGAGTCTTGAGAACCAACTTCGATAGCCCGATAGTTAGGACACAGGTACCATACGAAAAGAACCTCCAAACTGGATTCTGGCGCGGATAttcattcaagaagtcgTCACCTCGCGACAGCACATTTGGTAGGGACATCTGCCAGCTTGGCTTGTTCTCTTGTCAATTTCGACCATTCAAGCAGTGATATATAAGTTGCAAGATGAGATCCAAGACTAGTAACAACGACGAAGAGAACAACACAATAGAGCCGTCAAGATATCGATGGAGAAGTTCACGAACTGGAGAGACAAAGGTACTGGGATTGCTCCTTTCCTACCACCGAGTGTCGGGTCGATCGGCGTAGCCAGCATGGTCGGTTACATCGTCTTAAGCGTTCTGAAGACAATTCTGATATCTCCATTGGTTGCGGTCTATGTGCTGACTGGGAGCAAGCCCCTGTTCGGGTTAATTGCGTATATTCTCTTTGACTGGAAGGTCGATGTTACGGTCCAAGGTGTCAAGAGACGTCTACTTAACAAACGGGAACACTATCCCCACGAGAATGCAGTTTACCTGTGCAATTCATCATCTGCGGTCGACGCCCATGTCCTTGACAGTATAGCGAACGGAGAGCCctcgttcttgatcgccAGGGACAACCAGCTGTTCAAGATGAGCAAGAGCCAGTACATGCAGTTTGCACTAGACGGTTCGTTAAACGTCAAGAAATATGGTAAAGAGATACATAGTATCGAGAAGTCCAGCGGCCAGGTAACTTTTATATTCCCCGAGGGGACCTGTTCGAACGGGAAAACAGTCCTTCCGTTTGAGATAGATGAGGAGCACTTGGCTGAGTTTTTAGAACCACTTGGAAGCAACGTAGCGGTTCAGGTCATCCATTTGAAAACCAACGCTTCTCTTACAACCCCGTTGAGGGTGTCCAAGTGGGAGTTCGTCAGCAGAGCAATAGTGAACGGCGTCCACGTCAAGGTGAAGATGCATGAGCCACAGGGCTTGAGGCCGCTCGAGAAGCTAAGAGTTGTCATGAATGATGGGAACAAGTTCAAGCTAGTCTCAAAGACATTGAATGTCGAAGCCAAGAGAAAGTTTGTAGAAGAATACGAGAAACGTTAATAGTaaccagctgctgctgacgGCGAAGCCACTTCCTGCAACCTGGAGGTCTCACGATTAAAGAACCACTGCGAACCCTTCAACTCGGGAGCTTTACCTCGGGGGAACAGCTTCCTCAAGGTGGCCTCGTCAGCCTCCACTTTCTGGTACGCTAGTTTTTCGTTCATCTGTTGATATCTGTAGCGCAGCAACTGCGCAAGCGGGATCACAAAATCGTCCAAGGTCAAAGCCAGCACGGGTATCAGTTCCTCCCTCCTGGATCGCCTGATCCAGCGAAGGGTTTTTCTTGGATTCTTGGTCCTTTTTCCGATcgcattcttcaagaagtccGTTTTCTTCCTGCTGGCCAGGATCGAGTCGCTCAAGCGATCCGCAGGCACGATCTGCGACAGATACCGTATTGCCTGGTCCACCATGCCAAGCGCCACGCCACACTGGTCCTTGGAGTACTGGTCCAACGACAGCAGAAGAAACGTCAAACAGTTGAGATAGCTCACCAAGGGCTTATTGACAACAGTGCTCGCTGAGCATTTCGTAGCCGTGTTGTAGCAACCAATGACCAATTTCGCATACAGCGAACTGTTAGTGGCCAACTGCGCGACGTCGTGGTCCCGGAAGTCCAGCACCGCGTCCCTCCGACCGCTGTAGACCTTCGATCGCAGTTTCGACAGCGACAGCACCACCACGCTcatctgctgcagaaactgaagcTCCAGCTTCAACGTATTGATGAGTCTGAACAGGTTCTGCCTCGCCTCAGCGCCGAACGCCTGCATATGCTGCTGTTCGACAAACTGCAGCAGCCCAACGCCTCTCTTCAGACAAGCACCACTGCTTCCCCACGCAGAGTCCGCCAGCGGCGACCCATACGCCCGCTCCAGCATCTCCAGCGACAGCTCCTGCTCCAGATACGCCACATCCACCACGGCGACGGCCACCTCGCACTCCAGCGCCTGCTCAGTCCCATCAAGGCCCAAGATTTCGCCCGCATAGCCCAACAGCACATCAATCCGTGACAAAACGTCGCCTCCATCGCTCGCAATCGCACTCACACACGCATTCCTCGCTGCCACCACCTCGGGTTTTCCTTCCACTGCTGCGGGCGCTCGCCCAGGCAGCTCGATCGGCAACTCCCCAGCAAAAGAGAACCCGGCTGCCATTGCGGTTTTCCTTGCTCGCTTCGACCGGCTTCGCTGGAACCACTGTTCCCTGATCACCGCCTGCTGCTAATCGATCGACAGAGGGCATGCTCGTACAGCCACGCCAGACGGTTTCTTTTCGTCGCAGCCGGCCGTCTGATTGGCCGACGCGGGCGATGCGGCGTCGCCAGTTGCCTCGGGTTTGGACGCAAGCTTATCGATTGGTGAGCAGTGGGTTAAACAGAAAGCTTATTTTCTGATAAGAAAGCTGTTTTTCGTCAAATCCTGGGGCACAATCGTTGATGGATAGCAGCGAAAACAGCTGTTGTAAGGCAGTgtgatgagcttgaaataTTCGTAAGGGTCAGGGCTCTCTTGATAAAAGAATCTCTTAATTGCAGTGGGCAATCCACTGAAAGTTTCTTGGCGACCAGCTTGACTAACGGCAGCACACTGATGGTTGAGCAGAGTAGTTTCGATGGCGCAACGGTAGCGTTCATGATACTGGGAGCGTCGCTAGTGTTCATCATGTGTCCCGGGCTCGGGTTTCTGTACTCTGGGCTGGCGAGAAGGAAGTCAGCGTTGGCCCTGATATGGGCAGTGCTGATGGCGACGCATGTTGGGATGCTGCAGTGGTACTTTTGGGGTTACTCGCTGGCGTTCTCGAAGACGGCGCCGAATAACAAGTTTATCGGCAATGTGGACTCGATCGGGTTCCGAAACGTGTATGGGGCCGTTGGCGCCTCTGCCATGTACCCTGAGATAGCGTTTGCAGCGTTCGAGATGATGTTTCTGTGCGTTACCTTGAGCATTATCGCTGGAGCGACCGCTGAAAGGGGCAGGCTGCTCCCGCATATGGTGTTCCTGTTTCTGTTTGCCACGCTGGTGTATTGTCCCGTTACGTACTGGATCTGGGCTCCTGGCGGCTGGGCGTTCCAGTGGGAGGTGCTGGACTGGGCTGGCGGCGGTCCCGTGGAGATCCTCAGCGCTGTTGGCGGATACGTTTACTCGTACTTCCTGGGAAGGCGTAAGGAGAGCCTGCTGATCAACTTCAGGCCGCACAATGTGTCGATGGTGACGCTGGGCACTTCTCTTCTGTGGTTTGGGTGGCTGTTGTTCAACTCGGCCAGCTCGCTATCGCCCAATATGAGATCGGTGTATGCCTTCATGAATACCAACGTCAGCGCCATCACGGGCGGGATGACGTGGTGCTTGCTGGACTTTAGGCTCGAGAGGAAGTGGTCGACCGTGGGGATGTGTTCCGGTGTGATCTGCGGCCTGGTAGCGGCGACGCCGAGCTCGGGATGC from Torulaspora globosa chromosome 3, complete sequence includes:
- the TAZ1 gene encoding lysophosphatidylcholine acyltransferase (ancestral locus Anc_3.478); this translates as MSLPNVLSRGDDFLNEYPRQNPVWRFFSYGTCVLTIGLSKLVLKTLYKVELNNFGKLEKAIDRSQRENRCLMTMMNHMSVVDDPFIWGVFPWRIYHDLDSIRWCLGANNVCFKNKFLGTFFSLGQVLSTERFGVGPFQGSIDAAIRLLSPDDTLDLEWTPHHEKPEAVRLKVPPMVKTIREEYIPPVKRYKPSWLHVYPEGFVLQLHPPFSNSMRYFKWGVSRMVLEATVPPIIVPIFTTGFEKVASEEAAGTGIKRYIPSNIGAEIKVTVGDPVDDSVIEQYRKEWRDLVEKYHDPETPGDLSAELKYGKEAQDLRSRVAAELRANLARIRHEDCHLEEEDPRFKSPAWWKEYTLTEGASDPEVKFIGKNWAIRRLQDFLTEAEETNDNTSG
- a CDS encoding uncharacterized protein (ancestral locus Anc_3.476) produces the protein MAAGFSFAGELPIELPGRAPAAVEGKPEVVAARNACVSAIASDGGDVLSRIDVLLGYAGEILGLDGTEQALECEVAVAVVDVAYLEQELSLEMLERAYGSPLADSAWGSSGACLKRGVGLLQFVEQQHMQAFGAEARQNLFRLINTLKLELQFLQQMSVVVLSLSKLRSKVYSGRRDAVLDFRDHDVAQLATNSSLYAKLVIGCYNTATKCSASTVVNKPLVSYLNCLTFLLLSLDQYSKDQCGVALGMVDQAIRYLSQIVPADRLSDSILASRKKTDFLKNAIGKRTKNPRKTLRWIRRSRREELIPVLALTLDDFVIPLAQLLRYRYQQMNEKLAYQKVEADEATLRKLFPRGKAPELKGSQWFFNRETSRLQEVASPSAAAGYY
- the KAR3 gene encoding Kar3p (ancestral locus Anc_3.479), giving the protein MEVVPTTPTKVGSQLSSIPSPKVESRSPRQYKRRNTTTPLPQWQRDSLTPLTLPSRDGRSHLTSFYKENIRELNQLQDIMFQKKALLDTLTDELNECRSKYEDVEFKWETLREEKMLKCQQINLKSNELTKLKEEQESKRKFMKDGHELHMQQLKAKNDADLNRTANEYRSKIEVLKFAKIKKFQNERDLLLNSVENARNKMAMNDEILKDMLQERNTEHCSTKEKWLQDYQERWRENTRINEETSDRIDALTQEITGILKPKAAKESAKLEQTMKKFKGLQDKLAEYEAETIALREEIARKSRETNDLKKCRNELEEYIESTKIELEQIHDIMIKEESMRRTLHNELQELRGNIRVFCRVRPLLPEENSSSSLINVHEFCDDAGNQTIEVKKNSGSSPPYIFRFDKVFTEEETNRDVFKEIGQLVQSSLDGYNVCIFAYGQTGSGKTYTMLNANDGIIPATINHIFSWTKDLKERGWRYDVSCQFIEIYNETIADLLRDENKLLIASSNEDTVTNLKHEIRHNTETRETTITNVTTCSLTSEEAVDGLLKRASKLRATASTASNERSSRSHSIFIVHLSGRNLVTGESSKGVLNLVDLAGSERINTSQVVGERLRETQSINRSLSCLGDVIHALGSSDASKRHIPFRNSKLTYLLQYSLAGNSKTLMFVNISGNPGHTNETLNSLRFASKVNSTKISPNTSHKVSVSMY
- the MEP3 gene encoding ammonium permease MEP3 (ancestral locus Anc_3.475); amino-acid sequence: MVEQSSFDGATVAFMILGASLVFIMCPGLGFLYSGLARRKSALALIWAVLMATHVGMLQWYFWGYSLAFSKTAPNNKFIGNVDSIGFRNVYGAVGASAMYPEIAFAAFEMMFLCVTLSIIAGATAERGRLLPHMVFLFLFATLVYCPVTYWIWAPGGWAFQWEVLDWAGGGPVEILSAVGGYVYSYFLGRRKESLLINFRPHNVSMVTLGTSLLWFGWLLFNSASSLSPNMRSVYAFMNTNVSAITGGMTWCLLDFRLERKWSTVGMCSGVICGLVAATPSSGCITLYGSFIQGIVAGVVCNFSTKVKYYMKVDDSLDLLAEHGIAGIVGLVFNALFGADWVVGMDGTTVHGGGWLSHNWKQMYKQIAYIAACVGYCTAVTAIICFVLDKIPGLQLRVDEQAEAEGLDEDQIGEFAYDYVEVRRDYYQWGVDTDNNHSADEQDTHNNQSMVVDMTASSGEMNDHSAHLEKIQQA
- the LOA1 gene encoding lysophosphatidic acid acyltransferase LOA1 (ancestral locus Anc_3.477), which translates into the protein MEKFTNWRDKGTGIAPFLPPSVGSIGVASMVGYIVLSVLKTILISPLVAVYVLTGSKPLFGLIAYILFDWKVDVTVQGVKRRLLNKREHYPHENAVYLCNSSSAVDAHVLDSIANGEPSFLIARDNQLFKMSKSQYMQFALDGSLNVKKYGKEIHSIEKSSGQVTFIFPEGTCSNGKTVLPFEIDEEHLAEFLEPLGSNVAVQVIHLKTNASLTTPLRVSKWEFVSRAIVNGVHVKVKMHEPQGLRPLEKLRVVMNDGNKFKLVSKTLNVEAKRKFVEEYEKR